From a single Oncorhynchus nerka isolate Pitt River linkage group LG11, Oner_Uvic_2.0, whole genome shotgun sequence genomic region:
- the LOC115137423 gene encoding uncharacterized protein LOC115137423 isoform X1 has protein sequence MANCMVFHTQIASIMEVLANAAVAEICKLVDDDYAVFRLEITQSQKENRGLRRKLLELKVARERAERTMRERVLACRPSIKILDRYRGIARGEGHLTGGHRSFVKPAGHNTLRDDQPITVDEGSGTSTQHIIVIESAGPGVKQETSEGEENPLYSRDLQTGAVGAPPVATDKPTTAPAQPKTQCSIREVSGTLNAILKSETDTETSTVTQRLLQTGSDHMSDPERMGLGRLGCPPAPASAYVLYGNPSPRTVHSHPDSGDASETGNDPSCSYISEMDPSNMPLGLEAQTDLSRRDWNRCSRSVYSEGCLYEAGEGMAIDDVTVKVEGDIPPTWNADSHLGDGHSQGRDFLDYRKSLETNPNVAAHYPLHTLKDRDPLSTSMGPSDSHGSILFNQVLNSNDRTRAQAQRGEATSGNSKDKRFPCMFCNKGFSCPQKVEIHQRVHTGERPYSCAQCHMRFTQAGNLKRHQRVHTGEKPYSCTQCHMCFTQAGHLKMHLKVHTGERPFTCTHCGKRFSERSYLRIHQQKKHSTLIT, from the exons atggctaactgtatggtttttcacactcaaatagcctccatcatggaggtactagcgaatgcagccgtggcagagatctgtaaactcgtagacgacgactatgcagtgtttcgtttggaaataactcaaagccagaaagaaaacagggGATTGCGGAGGAAACTACTGGAACTGAAGGTGGCACGGGAGCGCGCAGAAAGGACAATGCGAGAGCGCGTCCTCGCCTGTCGCCCAAGTATTAAGATCCTCGACCGATACAGAGGAATAGCAAGAG GTGAAGGACATCTCACTGGAGGCCACAGGAGCtttgtgaagccagcaggacacaaTACATTGAGAGATGACCAACCAATCACTGTTGATGAGGggagtggaacctcaacccagcACATTATTGTGATAGAG TCTGCAGGTCCTGGGGTCAAGCAGGAGACATCTGAAGGAGAGGAGAACCCACTGTACAGCAGAGACCTCCAAACTGGAGCAGTGGGAGCACCTCCTGTAGCCACGGACAAACCCACCACCGCCCCAGCACAGCCCAAGACCCAATGCAGCATCAGGGAGGTCAGTGGAACGCTGAACGCCATCctcaagtcagagacagacacagagacttcAACTGTAACACAAAGGCTTTTACAAACAGGATCTGACCAtatgtcagacccagagagaatGGGGCTGGGGAGACTGGGCTGTCCTCCTGCTCCCGCTTCAGCGTACGTACTTTATGGAAACCCGAGCCCGAGGACGGTTCATTCCCATCCGGACTCAGGTGACGCGTCAGAGACTGGTAATGATCCTTCTTGTTCTTATATTTCAGAGATGGACCCTAGCAACATGCCCTTGGGTTTAGAGGCACAGACTGATCTGTCTAGACGGGACTGGAACCGGTGCAGTAGAAGTGTATACTCTGAAGGGTGCCTATATGAGGCAGGGGAGGGTATGGCCATAGATGACGTGACTGTGAAAGTGGAGGGTGACATTCCTCCCACATGGAATGCAGATAGTCACCTAGGAGATGGACACTCACAGGGCAGAGATTTCTTAGATTACAGGAAAAGCTTGGAGACCAATCCAAATGTCGCTGCCCACTACCCTTTACACACGCTCAAGGATCGCGACCCATTGTCCACGTCAATGGGGCCTTCCGATTCACATGGCAGCATCCTTTTCAATCAGGTATTGAACTCAAACGACAGGACTAGAGCCCAGGCTCAGAGAGGGGAAGCTACATCAGGCAATAGTAAAGATAAACGATTCCCctgcatgttctgtaacaaaggATTCAGCTGCCCCCAGaaggtggagatccaccagagggtccacacaggggagagacCCTACAGCTGTGCCCAGTGTCACATGCGCTTCACCCAGGCTGGCAACCTGAAAAGACACCAGAGGGTGCACACTggggagaaaccctacagctgTACCCAGTGCCACATGTGCTTCACCCAGGCTGGTCACctgaagatgcacctgaaggtccacacgGGAGAGAGGCCGTTCACTTGTACGCACTGTgggaagaggttctcagagaggagctaCCTCAGAATACACCAGCAGAAAAAACACTCCACTCTGATAACATAG
- the LOC115137423 gene encoding zinc finger protein 710-like isoform X2 has translation MEVLANAAVAEICKLVDDDYAVFRLEITQSQKENRGLRRKLLELKVARERAERTMRERVLACRPSIKILDRYRGIARGEGHLTGGHRSFVKPAGHNTLRDDQPITVDEGSGTSTQHIIVIESAGPGVKQETSEGEENPLYSRDLQTGAVGAPPVATDKPTTAPAQPKTQCSIREVSGTLNAILKSETDTETSTVTQRLLQTGSDHMSDPERMGLGRLGCPPAPASAYVLYGNPSPRTVHSHPDSGDASETGNDPSCSYISEMDPSNMPLGLEAQTDLSRRDWNRCSRSVYSEGCLYEAGEGMAIDDVTVKVEGDIPPTWNADSHLGDGHSQGRDFLDYRKSLETNPNVAAHYPLHTLKDRDPLSTSMGPSDSHGSILFNQVLNSNDRTRAQAQRGEATSGNSKDKRFPCMFCNKGFSCPQKVEIHQRVHTGERPYSCAQCHMRFTQAGNLKRHQRVHTGEKPYSCTQCHMCFTQAGHLKMHLKVHTGERPFTCTHCGKRFSERSYLRIHQQKKHSTLIT, from the exons atggaggtactagcgaatgcagccgtggcagagatctgtaaactcgtagacgacgactatgcagtgtttcgtttggaaataactcaaagccagaaagaaaacagggGATTGCGGAGGAAACTACTGGAACTGAAGGTGGCACGGGAGCGCGCAGAAAGGACAATGCGAGAGCGCGTCCTCGCCTGTCGCCCAAGTATTAAGATCCTCGACCGATACAGAGGAATAGCAAGAG GTGAAGGACATCTCACTGGAGGCCACAGGAGCtttgtgaagccagcaggacacaaTACATTGAGAGATGACCAACCAATCACTGTTGATGAGGggagtggaacctcaacccagcACATTATTGTGATAGAG TCTGCAGGTCCTGGGGTCAAGCAGGAGACATCTGAAGGAGAGGAGAACCCACTGTACAGCAGAGACCTCCAAACTGGAGCAGTGGGAGCACCTCCTGTAGCCACGGACAAACCCACCACCGCCCCAGCACAGCCCAAGACCCAATGCAGCATCAGGGAGGTCAGTGGAACGCTGAACGCCATCctcaagtcagagacagacacagagacttcAACTGTAACACAAAGGCTTTTACAAACAGGATCTGACCAtatgtcagacccagagagaatGGGGCTGGGGAGACTGGGCTGTCCTCCTGCTCCCGCTTCAGCGTACGTACTTTATGGAAACCCGAGCCCGAGGACGGTTCATTCCCATCCGGACTCAGGTGACGCGTCAGAGACTGGTAATGATCCTTCTTGTTCTTATATTTCAGAGATGGACCCTAGCAACATGCCCTTGGGTTTAGAGGCACAGACTGATCTGTCTAGACGGGACTGGAACCGGTGCAGTAGAAGTGTATACTCTGAAGGGTGCCTATATGAGGCAGGGGAGGGTATGGCCATAGATGACGTGACTGTGAAAGTGGAGGGTGACATTCCTCCCACATGGAATGCAGATAGTCACCTAGGAGATGGACACTCACAGGGCAGAGATTTCTTAGATTACAGGAAAAGCTTGGAGACCAATCCAAATGTCGCTGCCCACTACCCTTTACACACGCTCAAGGATCGCGACCCATTGTCCACGTCAATGGGGCCTTCCGATTCACATGGCAGCATCCTTTTCAATCAGGTATTGAACTCAAACGACAGGACTAGAGCCCAGGCTCAGAGAGGGGAAGCTACATCAGGCAATAGTAAAGATAAACGATTCCCctgcatgttctgtaacaaaggATTCAGCTGCCCCCAGaaggtggagatccaccagagggtccacacaggggagagacCCTACAGCTGTGCCCAGTGTCACATGCGCTTCACCCAGGCTGGCAACCTGAAAAGACACCAGAGGGTGCACACTggggagaaaccctacagctgTACCCAGTGCCACATGTGCTTCACCCAGGCTGGTCACctgaagatgcacctgaaggtccacacgGGAGAGAGGCCGTTCACTTGTACGCACTGTgggaagaggttctcagagaggagctaCCTCAGAATACACCAGCAGAAAAAACACTCCACTCTGATAACATAG
- the LOC115137444 gene encoding Krueppel-like factor 9, producing MESADTEAAGPGVKQERSERKEDLQHSINIQTGTAGAPPIATEDSTTAPTQPRAGSEYLPVFHQIQRTVHSRGEGDALVTGIDDPSCSYSTEMDPGNMPLGLETQTDLSKGEWNRYSSSIYSEGCLDKKGECLVVDEVIVKVEGDASLTWNPDRHLGDGHSQGRDFLDYRESLETNPNVATHSPVHILRDCDPVSTSMGHSDSHTHILFNQVLNANDMARAQARGGGATSGNSKEKRFLCMFCNKGFSCPQKVEIHQRVHTGEKPFSCTQCHMRFAEAGSLKRHQRVHTGEKPYSCPQCEKRFSHQHHLKRHLKVHTE from the exons ATGGAG TCTGCAGATACAGAGGCTGCAGGTCCTGGGGTGAAGCAGGAGAGGTCTGAAAGAaaggaggacctacagcataGCATAAACATCCAGACTGGAACGGCTGGAGCACCCCCTATAGCAACGGAGGACTCCACCACCGCCCCAACGCAGCCCAGAGCCGGCTCAGAGTATTTACCGGTATTTCACCAGATCCAGAGGACGGTTCATTCCCGTGGAGAGGGTGACGCACTAGTCACTGGCATTGATGATCCATCATGTtcttacagtacagagatggacCCTGGCAACATGCCCTTGGGTTTAGAGACACAGACTGATCTGTCTAAAGGGGAATGGAACCGGTACAGCAGTAGTATATACTCTGAAGGGTGCCTAGATAAGAAAGGGGAATGTCTGGTTGTAGATGAGGTAATTGTGAAAGTGGAGGGCGACGCTTCTCTCACATGGAATCCAGATCGTCACCTAGGTGACGGACACTCACAGGGCAGAGATTTCTTAGATTACAGGGAAAGCTTAGAGACAAATCCAAATGTTGCGACCCACTCCCCTGTACACATTCTCAGGGATTGCGACCCAGTGTCCACGTCGATGGGGCATTCTGATTCACACACCCACATCCTTTTCAATCAGGTATTGAACGCAAACGACATGGCTAGAGCCCAGGCTCGGGGAGGGGGAGCCACATCAGGCAATAGTAAAGAGAAACGGTTTCTCTGCATGTTCTGCAACAAAGGCTTCAGCTGCCCCCAGaaggtggagatccaccagagggtccacacaggggagaaacctttCAGCTGTACCCAATGTCACATGCGCTTCGCTGAGGCTGGCagcctgaagaggcaccagagggtccacacaggggagaaaccctacagctgcccccagtgtgagaagaggttctcccaCCAGCACCATCTGAAGAGGCACTTGAAGGTCCACACGGAATAG